Part of the Oerskovia paurometabola genome is shown below.
GAACCCGCCGTGCCCGCTGGGGAACGCGACGGCCTCGGTGCCGATGTTCTTCGCGACCCCCCGGGCGGCGCGGGCGGCCATCTGCTCGCCCGACTCCTCCCCGGCCGCCAGGACCACCCGCGTCGAGACGCGGGAGAGGGCGTCGTAGTCGTGCTCGTAGTGGGTGCAGCTGATGAGGTTCTGCCCCAGCAGCGCGTCGTCGCGCGACCCGTCGTCCTCGGAGGGGAACCCGAACGCGCCCGGGTCGGGCGCGGGCTGGTCCGCGAAGTCGGTGGGGAACGGGCCTTCCCAGCTCGTGAGGGCGATGAAGTGCGCCATGCCCGCGCCGAACCCCTTGTCCTGGTAGGACCGCGAGACGGCCTGCACCGCGGCGAGCGCGGCGTCGCGGTCGGGCAGCGCGGGACCCGACGGCGGCTCGTGCGCCACGAGGGTCCGCACCTGCTCGGGGTGCCGGGTGACGAGCGCGAGGGCGTTGACCGCCCCGCCGCTGCTCGCCAGGACGTCGACCGGTCCGGCGCCCAGGGCCTCGATCACGAGGTGCAGGTCATCGGCGTGATGGTCGGGAGTGACGGGTGCGGACGGGTCGGTGCGGGTGCTCCGGGACACTCCGCGCGGGTCGTACGTCACGACCGGCCGGTCCGTGAAGTGCGAGGCCAGCGTCACGAACCCGTCGGCCCCCATGGGGGAGCCGGCGATCAGGAGGACCGGGGCCTCTGGCGTGGCGTCGGCGGGGTTCCCGCGGACGTCGTAGGTGATGGTCGCCCCCGGGGCTTCGAGGGTGCGGGTCTCGATGTCGGTCACTGTCGTGCCTCTCGGTCGGGTGAGCGGGACGGCATGGGCGCCGACCGTCTCAGCGGTATGGGACCAAGACCTGCCGCGTCGCCGGAACTCATCGCACCGTCTCCTCCCACCCTGCCTCGCGGGTGGTGGTCGTGCACGGTGAGCGGGCGAGGCGTTCGGGCGCGCTCGGGCACTGTCGCGAGAGGGGTGGTCGCCACGGGTCGGCGCGGGCACAATGCAGGAGACGAGAAGGAGGCCACGCATGGTCGGCACGGCAGCGGTCCTGGGCATGACGGCGGTCGCCCTGGGCATGGTCCTGACCCCTGGACCCAACATGGTCTACCTGGTCTCGCGCAGCATCAGCCAGGGGTGGCAGGCGGGCATGGTCTCGCTCGCGGGGACGGCAGCGGGGTTCCTCGTCTACATGACGATGGCGAACGTAGGGCTCGCGGCGGTCTTCGTGGTCGTGCCGTGGCTGTACGTCGCGCTGAAGGTCGCAGGCGCCTGCTACCTGCTGTACCTCGCGTGGCGGACGCTGCGCCCGGGGGGCCGCGGCCCGTTCGAGGCGCAGGACCTGCCCCGGGACTCCCGCGGGAGGCTCTTCCGCATGGGGCTGCTGACCAACCTGCTCAACCCCAAGGCCGCGATCATGTACCTCGCGCTCATCCCGCAGTTCATCGACCCCGGGGCCGGTGACGTCATGGCGCAGGGGTTCGTGCTGGGCGGCGTGCAGATCGGGGTCAGCATGGTCGTCAACGCCGCGATCGTGCTCGCGGCGGGCAGCATCGCGGTGTTCCTGCGCGCGCGGCCGACGTGGATGCGCTGGCAGCGTCGCGCGACCGGGACGCTCCTGGGCGCTGTCGGGGTCAAGCTGGCGATCGATGCCCCGTCCCCGGCGACCGCGTGAGGACCGTGGACCTGGGCGAGGTCGACCGAGGGTCGTGGGTCCGGCTCGGGGTCCTCGCCGTCCTGGTGCTGGGAGCGGTTGTGTGGTGGACGTCCTCCGACGCCGCGCTCGTCGCCCACGGGGGAGAGGAGCTCGACCTGATCCGGGACTACTCCTCGGTCGACGACCTGGCGGTCGAGGCCACGGACGTCGCGGTCGTCGAGCCGACTGGCCGGACGTGGACCGAGCACATCAGCACCGCGCCCTTCGCCGTGACCGAGGTCCGGGTCGTCACGTCGGACGGTGGACCGCTTGTGGCGGACGACCTCGTCGCGCTCCGCCAGGACTCCGGCCACTACGTCAACGCTGCGCCGACGCCCGAGGAGGGCGAGCGCTACCTGGTGTTCCTCCACCCGTCGGGGGTCGGGGCGGACGGGCGGCAGTACTCGGTCGTGGGCGCTCAGGCGGTGTGGCGCCTCGACGGGTCGACGGGGCGTCTCACGACGCCTAAGAGCTCGTTGCCCCGGCGGGTGTCGGTCGAGGGCGGGGACGGGCGGCTCGTCGCGTCGTCCCGCTGACGGGTGTGCGCAGCGAGCGCGACCCCAGCGTCAGCAGCGGCGCGGTGAGAGTCACCGCGGCGACGAAGATCGCGACCCCGGGCCAGCCCGCGTGCACCCAGGTCACGCCGCCGAGCCAGCCGAGCAGGCTCGATGCGGCGTAGTAGAACGCGTTGTACAGCGAGGTCGCCTGGGAGCGTCCGACGACCGCCCGGTGCCCGACCCACCCCGACGCGACCGCGTGCGCACCGAAGAAGGAGGCGGTCAGGACCACGAGCCCCAGCAGGATCAGGGGGATCTGGGGGGTGAGCGTCAGGAGTGCCCCCGCGCTCATCGTGGCGCCCGCGACGGCCAGGACGCGTCGGCGTCCCCACCGGGCGGTGAGGCTGCCCGCGAGGCGGGAGGACACGGCCCCGCCCAGGTAGGCGAAGAACACGAGCGACGTGACTGCCGGGGGGAGCAGGTAGGGCGGTGCTTCGAGGCGGAACCCGAGGTAGTTGTAGATCGTCACGAACCCGCCGATGACGAGGGCTCCGTTGGCGTACAGGACGAGCAGACCGCGGTCGCGCAGGTTCGTCAGGACGAGCGAGCCGACGTGCCTCAGTCCCTCGCGGTCCGGCACGAAGCCTCGCGCCCGCGGCGCGAGCACGACGAACGCGACGGTCGTGAGCACGCAGAGCCCCGACACTGTGGCCAGGCCCACGCGCCAGCCCGCGAGCTCGGCGACGCCCGCGGCGAGGACCCGGCCCGCGAGCCCGCCGATCGACACCCCGCCCACGAACATCCCCGCGACGACCGCGGTGTGTGCGGAGTGGATCTCCTCGTGCAGCAGGGTGATCGCGAGCGCCGGCACGCCGCCGAGCGCGGCGCCCTCGAGGAAGCGGCCGACGACGAGCAGCTCGATCGTGGGCGCGAACGGCGCCAGCAGGCCGATGGTGGTCGCCGCGACCAGCGCGATCCGGATGGCGCGGACGCGGCCGATGCGGTCGGCGACCACGGACCAGGGCAGGACCGCGAGCGCGAGGCCCAGCGTCGCGGCCGAGACCGTGAGCGAGGCCGTGGGGGCGGCGATCCGGAGGTCGGCGGAGATCATCGGCAGGATGCCCTGCGGGGAGTAGAGCTGGGCGAACGTCGCGAGCCCCGCGCACACGAGCGCGACGACCGTCCTGCGGTAGCCCTGGGAGCTGCGTCGGTGCCCTGTCCACGGGGGGTGCGCCGTGACGACGAGCGCACGCGAGGTGACCGGTGCGGGGGCTGTGGGCATGGGGTCGACGCTAGGAAGCCCGGACCATTGCGTCCAATGCATGTATCAGCAGCCAGATATACGATCCGAGCATGGATGCTGCCCTGGACGAAGAGACCCGCCGCCTGCTGCCTCTCCTGCCCGCGTTCGTCGCGGTCGCCGAGGTCGAGCAGGTGACGCTCGCGGCCGCGATGCTGCGCGCCCCGCAGCCGACCGTGAGCCGCGCGGTCGCCCGCGTGGGCGAGGTGCTGGGCGTGCCCGTCGTCGAGCGGCACGGCCGAGGCATCCGGCTCACCGACGCGGGCCGCGCCCTGTTGCCGCACGCCCGCCAGGCGCTCGCGGCACTCGGCGCGGGAGTGGACGCCGTCCGCTCGAGGGAGGCGCTGGCGCGCGGCACGCTGTCGGTCGCGTTCCAGACCTCGCTCGGCGAGTCCGTCGTCCCGGCGCTCATCAAGGAGTTCCTCGCCGACCACCCCGCGGTCCGCTTCACCATGACGCAGGGCGCGCGGCGCTCGTGCCTCGACGCGCTCGCCGCGGGCGAGGCCGACATCGCGCTCGTCTCGCGCCTCGTCCCGGCCCCCGCAGGCCGCGAGATCCTCACGCTGTTCCGGGAGCCCCTGGTCCTCATCGTCCCCGCAGGGCACGAGCTCGCGTCGCGACCCGCCGCCACGCTGCGCGAGGCCGCTCGGTCGACCTTCATCACGCTCAAGCACGGGTTCGGGCTGCGGGGCACGGTCGACGCGCTGTGCGCCGCCGCGGGCGTGCGCCCGACCATCGGCTTCGAGGGCGAGGACCTGCACACCGTGCGCGGTCTCGTCGCCGCGGGCCTCGGTGTGAGCGTCCTGCCCCCGGCCCGCCAACCCCTGCACGACGTCGTCGAGATCCGCCTCGACGAGCCCGTGCCCTCGCGCGACATCGGCGCGGCCTGGTCTCCCGACAACACCTCGCCCACGCTCGCGGCCTTCGTCGAGATGCTCCGCGCGAGGATCGTGGCCGGCAGCATGCCCGACGGCGGCGCGCCCCTCCGCTGAGCGGCGCCGTGTCGTCACGCAAGAACCGCGGTCGCCACGACATGATGAGAGTGAGGGGTGCACGCCACCGCGGCGCCCATGCCGAAGCCCGAAGGAGACCCCGCCCATGACTTCCCTGCGCCGACTCGCCCCCGCCGTCTCGCTCGTCGCGCTCCTGGCGCTCACCGCGTGCGGCACGGACACCGACTCGGGCGGGAACGCCTCGGGCACCCCCAGCGCCGAGGAGAGCACCGCGGACGAGACCACGCCGTCCGACGAGTCCCCCGAGGCCCCGCTGGACGCGGCCGACCTGCCGATCGAGGCCGGCGTGAACGGCGTCGACCTGCCCACGGGGATCGACGCGCCCACGACCGGCGGGACGGGCGCGGCCTGGACCGCGGAGGACGGCTATCTGTACGTCGTGACCTTCGGGTCGAGCACGTGCCCGAGCATCGCCGAGGGCGACGCGACCCTGGACGGGAGCGACGTCGTCGTGACCTTCCAGAAGGTCGACGAGACCAAGCCCTGCACCATGGACCTGCGCCCCTGGACCACCGTCGTCAAGGCCCCCGAGGGCGTCGACGAGTCCGCCGACGTGACCGTGCGCCTCGACGAGGCAGGCACGGTCGTGCTGGCGCCGCGCGCGGCCGCGGGGCAGGTCGGCGAGGCCGCGTGGGTCGCCCAGTCCTGACCCGCTGACGGGCCCCGCGCGAGACCGGGGCGGCCCGCCGCCCGCTCGCCCGTGAAGTTCGCGTGAAAGGGCTGGGTCCGGGGCGTCGTTCGAGGTCCCGGCCCAGCCCGACCCGTTACCGTTGCCGGGTGAAGACGCCCCATCGCCGCACCACAGCGCTGTCCGCCGCGACGCTCGCCCTCGCCCTGCTGCTCGGGGCGTGCGCCCCCTCGCCCAAGGTGCAGAGCCCCGCCGAGACGGGGGCGTCGTCGACGGGGTCCGCGGGGACCGGCGAGGACGTGCCGGCCGAGCTCGCCGAGTTCTACGGGCAGAGCCTCGCGTGGGACGACTGCGGCGGCGGGTTCGAGTGCGCGACCGCGATCGCGCCCCTGAGCTGGGACGACCCCGCGCAGGGCAAGATCGAGCTCGCGCTCAAGCGGCTGCCCGCCTCGGGCGAGAAGATCGGCTCCCTGCTGACCAACCCCGGCGGGCCGGGCGGTTCGGGCATCGAGTACATCACCAGCGCGGCGGGCAGCATCGGCGAGCCCGTGAAGGAGGCCTACGACGTCATCGGGTTCGACCCGCGCGGTGTCGGGGCCTCGACCCCCGTCGTGTGCCTCGACGACGCGGCCAAGGACACGTCGCTGTCCCGCGCCTACCCCGACAGCGACGAGGGCCGCGCCGAGATGACGGCAGACCTCAAGGCCTGGGCCGACGCGTGCGCCCAGAACACGGGCGACCTGCTCGGCAACGTCGACACCCAGAGCGCCGCGCGCGACATGGACATGCTGCGCGCCGTCCTCGGCGACTCGGCGCTCAACTACCTCGGCTTCTCCTACGGCACCCAGCTCGGCGCGACGTACGCGGGGCTGTACCCGGAGAAGGTCGGGCGCATGGTCCTCGACGGCGCGATCGACACCACGCTCACCTCCGACGAGATCTCGGCGCAGCAGGCCGTCGGCTTCGAGAACGCGCTGCGCGCCTACGTCGAGGACTGCCAAGGCGGCAAGGACTGCCCGCTGACCGGCTCGGTCGACGAGGGCATGGCGCAGGTCAAGGCGTTCCTCGACCAGGTCGCCGAGCGACCCATGCGGACCACGAGCGACCGCCGCCTGACGTCGACGCTCGCGTTCTACGGCATCGCGCTGCCGCTCTACAACAACGAGAGCTGGTACGCCCTGACCGCCGGGCTGGACGCCGCGCTCAACGACGGCGACGGCACCATGCTGCTCGGCTTCGCCGACCTGTACAACGGCCGCAACGCCGACGGCACGTTCAACGACAACTCGGCCGAGGCGTTCCGCGCCGTCAACTGCCTCGACGCCCGCGGCAACCCCGACCCCGAGTTCATGGCCGAGCAGGCCGCCCAGATCGAGGAGGCGGCCCCGACCATGGGCTCGTTCTTCACCTACGGCGGTCTGTCGTGCGTCGACTGGGCCTACCCCGTCGTGGACCAGGAGTTCGACCTCCACGCCAAGGGCGCCGCGCCCATCGTCGTCATCGGGACCACCAACGACCCCGCGACCCCCTACGTCTGGGCCGAGGGTCTCGCCAAGACCCTCGACTCCGCCACGCTGCTCACCTGGGAGGGCGAGGGGCACACGGCCTACGGCCGGTCCAACGCGTGCGTCGCCGACGCCGTGGACGCGTACCTGGTGGACGGGAAGGTCCCGGAGGACGGGAAGGTCTGCTGAGGGCTCTCGAGCCCTGCTGTGCGGTCTGGACGGCCCGGTCGCTGAGGCGGCCGGGCCGTCCTCGTGGGCGGCTCGCGCCGGGGCCGGCCGGCGCCCACGCAGGCTGCCCGACGGTGTCGCGGGAGCCAGTTTGTCCTCACGCCCTCGCGTTGGGTACAGTTGCGACGCTTGCTGAAACGGAGCGCCGCACGGCGTGACGTCCGGTACGCGCCGCCTTAGCTCAGTCGGTAGAGCGTCTCACTCGTAATGAGAAGGTCATCAGTTCGATTCTGATAGGCGGCTCAGACAGGAAGGCCCGGAACCTCAACGGTTCCGGGCCTTTCGCGTTGGTCCGATCAGCCTTCTCATTCGACCCAGGTGGGCCAACGGGTGGGCCTTGTGTCGCTCGTCGCGATCACGCGCTCCGGAACCGCGGGATGCGCCAGCCGTCGGGAAGCTCGGCGTGCAGCTTGGCCCAGGCGTCGTCGTAGGTGGGTGCCTCGACGCGCGTCTCGCGCGTGACGCGCTCGCCCTCGCCGGTCGAGTCGGCGGGTGCTTGCTCGAGCATCGCGTGGAGGAGCATTTGCTCAGGGTAGGTCGGCTAGGCTCCCGGCCATGGCTGACGATGATGTGACACCTGCCGATTTGGCGCGCGAGCTCAGGCGTGCTCCGCTTGAGGTTCGGCGCGTGCTGCGTGCGGAGTACGGGCTGCTCGTTCCTCCGGTCACCCGGTGGCACCTCAGGCCCGCGCAGGTCGAGTTCGTGAAGGCGCACTTCGCTGCCCAAGAACGCGATCCGAGCCGTGGAGCGGTTCGGAATCGGGGTCGTTGACAACCTCGATGACTTCGAAGCTGAGACACAGGGACGCGCGGCTGTATCGCGGCCCTCGTGGCACGCCGAAGGTCATCGACTTCGCGACAGCGCGCACACGCCGCGCAGGGTAGGTTGCTCGCCAACGACGAACAGCCCCGCCATCCCGAAGGGCGACGGGGCTGCTTGTGGCGAAGGAGACGCTCAGACGCCGGCTGCGTTCTGGGTTACCTTCTCGTCGACGGCGGCGTTGTGAATTGCCGTCATGACCGCCAGGACCTCGGCGGGGTTGAGGCGGTAGATGGGCACGTTGACCTTGCCCAGGGCCTGTGCCTGCTCGAAGGTGATCTGGACCATGGAGGTACCAGAAACGAGGTAGGCGGCCTCGTCGCCAATGCGGGAGATGATCTTCATGGTTTCTTCCTCCAAGGTGGGCTGTTCGGGTTCGGGTGCATCGCCAAGGGCAAACTCCCAGTGCCAGGGCTCGCCGATGAGGCGCCCGACGGCATTCGACCAGCCGTAGGACGGAGCGTTGGCCGCCATCCACAGGTATGTCGGTGAGGAGAATGACGAGTTGATTCCTGATGAGAAGTCCACGGCCAGTCCCCAGCCGTGGTTCGACGTCCCGGGAACCGCCGCTGCCGCGTCCTTGATCCTGACGTAGCGCACGCCGTTCCAGATGCGGACGTCGCCCAGTGTTCCGCTCCCGGTGGCCTGAGGCCGATAACGGTCAAGAAAGATGCTCTCCTGGACCGCGTAGGTTCGATACGTGTCCGTCGCGCGCAAAGGGACGCCGGTGCCAGCTTCGAAAGCTGGACGGAGCCGCTCGAACGCGGCTGCCGCATCCGCGTGGAGAGTGCCGCCGATGGAAAGCCCGACGAGGGCCGATGCTGGCAGTCGCCCATTCTGGTAGCCATCCCAGGCGGCCGCTCGTGGAGCTGTGCCGACAACAGCCGCTCCAAGTAGCGCGCTGAGCCCCAAGGCTTGCAGCGCGTGTCGCCTGCTTAGCGTTGGTTCGGGCTCTGCGCGAGCAGGTTGTTCTGTACTCATGGTCCCCCTTCGCACCGTTTGTCGAGTGGAATCACCTTGGCATCTTTCTCTCGGTCCGCAACCGCTATGCGAGGTTTCACCCGGCCTGAGTGGGATTTCCAGTCTGCGCGCAGGAGGGCGGGTCCCGCACGCGTGCCTCGCACGTCGGCCGCGAGGCGGGCGGCTGTGCTCGGCGCACCGTCGGACCGCCTCGTGCGGACCACGCTGGTGCGGGAAGGGCACGCGGGGGTAACCACCTACGCTTGTCCCATGTTCACCTTCGGCCGTCGTCGCCCTGTCACCTACGTCCTGGGCCAGCCGGTCAAGTCCTTCCCGGAGATCGCCCCCGAGGTCGAGCGGGGCAACATCCTGCGCATCACCGAGATCGGCGAGTCCGTCCTGCACGCACCGTGCCGTGAGGTCACACATTTCGGCACGCCCGAGCTCGCGCAGCTCGTCGACGACCTGTTCACGACGATGTTCGTCGCGGAGGGTGTGGGTCTGGCGGCGCCGCAGGTCGGTGTGGACCTGCGGGTCTTCGTGTACGACGTCGAGGACGAGAACGAAGACCGTCACGTCGGGCACGTCGTCAACCCCGTGCTCGAGGTCTTCGACGGACCGGAGGACGAGATCGAGGAGAGCGACGAGGGGTGCCTCTCGATCCCGGGCGCGTACTCGCCGCTCGCCCGCCCCGTGAAGGCGATCGTGCGCGGGTTCGACCAGCACGGGAAGCCGGTCGAGCTCACCGGGTCGCACTTCCTGGGCCGTGCGCTCCAGCACGAGGCGCAGCACCTCGACGGGACGCTCTACTTCGACCACCTCACGCCCGCCGCGCAGGAGGCCGTGATCGCCGAGATGCACCGGGAGCGGCCCGGGGTCCTGGAGGAGCGGCTCGAGCTGTCGGAGGCACTGGGCAAGACCCCGGCCGAGTACCCGGAGGCGCCGCTGCGCTGACCCCTCCGACGAGGTCCGGGTGAGACGGGTGGTTCGGTCTGAGACGGGTTGCTGGGGACGCGACCCAGCAACCCGTCTCAGACCGAACCACCCCTCTCGTTCCGGGGGGTCGGGTCAGGCGCGCCGCGACCGGCGGCTCAGCAGCACCGCACCAGTCCCGGCGGCCAGCAGGACAACCGCGCCGCCCGCGACGAGCAGCGCGTTCGAGCCGGTCGCCGCGAGTCCCTCGTCGGCGGCCGCGGTCACAGCATCGGTCGCCGCCGCACCGGGCGCCGCCGACGGAACGGCCCGGGCGACCGTGGTCGCACCCGCCACGGGAGCGTCCTCTGGCGCTGGGCCCGTCGCGGCGAGCTCGCGCTCGGTGACCGGAGGCGTCGTCGGGGCTTCCGTGAGCGGAGGCGACACGGGCGCCTCGACCGGTGCTCCGCCGTCGGGCACCTCGCTGCTCGGGGCCGGCGACGGGATGGGACGCGTGACGGGCGGGGCCGGGCGCAGGGGCGTCGGCTTCGGGGTGCACTCCGGTGCCTGGCCGCCCTCGCCGAAGTGCTCGTCGAAGCCCTCGACCTGGACCCACGTCACGCAGAAGCCTGCGGGGAACGCGGCGACGGCGCCCGCGAAGTCGAGGAAGCTCGCACCGACATACGCGGCAGTCGATCGCCCGTTGGCCGTCTCGAGGTGGACGTTGAAGCTCTGCTCGCCCGTCCCGTCGAGCGCGGTCGCGCGGTAGTTGACGTGCCCGTGCTCGCGGAACACCTGGCCCGCGGGCAGGCTCACGCCGCTCGCGGTCACGGTGTACGGGGTGGGGGAGTCGGACCCTGCGGACGCGATCGTGGGGGTGGCCACGAGGATCGCTGCCGTGAGGAGGGCGACGGGCGCTGCGCGCATCGAGGAGGACCTTTCGAGGGTGGTCGGAGGGGGACGCCCTCGGCTCTCGGGAGCGAGCGGGGCTGGTGCCGGACGGTTGATCACCGTACTCGTCCGACATGCCCGGATCGACGGGGCGAACGCGACATATCAGCGCCAAAGGTACTCGGGACCGGGTGATTGTGGAAGCGCTCCCAGCGTGTCGCTCGCGTGTCGCGGCGCGGGGAGGGGTCAGAGCGTCGCGAGCCACCGCACGACGGCGTCGCTCACCGCCGCGTGGTCGTTGCGCACGTCGTGGGCGCCGGGCAGTCGCACCTGGGTGACCGGCCCGGGGATCGCCGCGA
Proteins encoded:
- a CDS encoding alpha/beta fold hydrolase, whose amino-acid sequence is MTDIETRTLEAPGATITYDVRGNPADATPEAPVLLIAGSPMGADGFVTLASHFTDRPVVTYDPRGVSRSTRTDPSAPVTPDHHADDLHLVIEALGAGPVDVLASSGGAVNALALVTRHPEQVRTLVAHEPPSGPALPDRDAALAAVQAVSRSYQDKGFGAGMAHFIALTSWEGPFPTDFADQPAPDPGAFGFPSEDDGSRDDALLGQNLISCTHYEHDYDALSRVSTRVVLAAGEESGEQMAARAARGVAKNIGTEAVAFPSGHGGFMGDEYGMPGDPDGFAAALRKVLEGTDVR
- a CDS encoding LysE family translocator, with the protein product MVGTAAVLGMTAVALGMVLTPGPNMVYLVSRSISQGWQAGMVSLAGTAAGFLVYMTMANVGLAAVFVVVPWLYVALKVAGACYLLYLAWRTLRPGGRGPFEAQDLPRDSRGRLFRMGLLTNLLNPKAAIMYLALIPQFIDPGAGDVMAQGFVLGGVQIGVSMVVNAAIVLAAGSIAVFLRARPTWMRWQRRATGTLLGAVGVKLAIDAPSPATA
- a CDS encoding MFS transporter, with amino-acid sequence MPTAPAPVTSRALVVTAHPPWTGHRRSSQGYRRTVVALVCAGLATFAQLYSPQGILPMISADLRIAAPTASLTVSAATLGLALAVLPWSVVADRIGRVRAIRIALVAATTIGLLAPFAPTIELLVVGRFLEGAALGGVPALAITLLHEEIHSAHTAVVAGMFVGGVSIGGLAGRVLAAGVAELAGWRVGLATVSGLCVLTTVAFVVLAPRARGFVPDREGLRHVGSLVLTNLRDRGLLVLYANGALVIGGFVTIYNYLGFRLEAPPYLLPPAVTSLVFFAYLGGAVSSRLAGSLTARWGRRRVLAVAGATMSAGALLTLTPQIPLILLGLVVLTASFFGAHAVASGWVGHRAVVGRSQATSLYNAFYYAASSLLGWLGGVTWVHAGWPGVAIFVAAVTLTAPLLTLGSRSLRTPVSGTTRRAARPRPRPTPAGATSS
- a CDS encoding LysR family transcriptional regulator; the protein is MDAALDEETRRLLPLLPAFVAVAEVEQVTLAAAMLRAPQPTVSRAVARVGEVLGVPVVERHGRGIRLTDAGRALLPHARQALAALGAGVDAVRSREALARGTLSVAFQTSLGESVVPALIKEFLADHPAVRFTMTQGARRSCLDALAAGEADIALVSRLVPAPAGREILTLFREPLVLIVPAGHELASRPAATLREAARSTFITLKHGFGLRGTVDALCAAAGVRPTIGFEGEDLHTVRGLVAAGLGVSVLPPARQPLHDVVEIRLDEPVPSRDIGAAWSPDNTSPTLAAFVEMLRARIVAGSMPDGGAPLR
- a CDS encoding alpha/beta hydrolase: MKTPHRRTTALSAATLALALLLGACAPSPKVQSPAETGASSTGSAGTGEDVPAELAEFYGQSLAWDDCGGGFECATAIAPLSWDDPAQGKIELALKRLPASGEKIGSLLTNPGGPGGSGIEYITSAAGSIGEPVKEAYDVIGFDPRGVGASTPVVCLDDAAKDTSLSRAYPDSDEGRAEMTADLKAWADACAQNTGDLLGNVDTQSAARDMDMLRAVLGDSALNYLGFSYGTQLGATYAGLYPEKVGRMVLDGAIDTTLTSDEISAQQAVGFENALRAYVEDCQGGKDCPLTGSVDEGMAQVKAFLDQVAERPMRTTSDRRLTSTLAFYGIALPLYNNESWYALTAGLDAALNDGDGTMLLGFADLYNGRNADGTFNDNSAEAFRAVNCLDARGNPDPEFMAEQAAQIEEAAPTMGSFFTYGGLSCVDWAYPVVDQEFDLHAKGAAPIVVIGTTNDPATPYVWAEGLAKTLDSATLLTWEGEGHTAYGRSNACVADAVDAYLVDGKVPEDGKVC
- a CDS encoding M15 family metallopeptidase, with the protein product MSTEQPARAEPEPTLSRRHALQALGLSALLGAAVVGTAPRAAAWDGYQNGRLPASALVGLSIGGTLHADAAAAFERLRPAFEAGTGVPLRATDTYRTYAVQESIFLDRYRPQATGSGTLGDVRIWNGVRYVRIKDAAAAVPGTSNHGWGLAVDFSSGINSSFSSPTYLWMAANAPSYGWSNAVGRLIGEPWHWEFALGDAPEPEQPTLEEETMKIISRIGDEAAYLVSGTSMVQITFEQAQALGKVNVPIYRLNPAEVLAVMTAIHNAAVDEKVTQNAAGV
- the def gene encoding peptide deformylase, which translates into the protein MFTFGRRRPVTYVLGQPVKSFPEIAPEVERGNILRITEIGESVLHAPCREVTHFGTPELAQLVDDLFTTMFVAEGVGLAAPQVGVDLRVFVYDVEDENEDRHVGHVVNPVLEVFDGPEDEIEESDEGCLSIPGAYSPLARPVKAIVRGFDQHGKPVELTGSHFLGRALQHEAQHLDGTLYFDHLTPAAQEAVIAEMHRERPGVLEERLELSEALGKTPAEYPEAPLR